From one Lolium rigidum isolate FL_2022 chromosome 4, APGP_CSIRO_Lrig_0.1, whole genome shotgun sequence genomic stretch:
- the LOC124649300 gene encoding noroxomaritidine synthase 1-like translates to MFSQELLISTLVVVVSMYLYLRSGRSKHPASLPTNWPMFHMFPSLMANLDNLHDYFTVVLAGLGHNFKAHGPPGTGMRFFITCDPANVRHIFTTNYNNFPKGADFASIFDIMGGSLFTSDGEACERQHAKIRSLLSSPRFVGRVAARCRDKVEKGLLPFLTNMASSGTQFDVQELMVRCMFDLTSAMVFGIDPGLLSPNMPPMDASDAMDTVMDVGFLRHAMPASCWKAMRWLNIGPERKLRAAQDLLRGFVAEMMMERRTSNVGHVFNDEEQMGVEDILSAHLNNPYYADYDLLRGSLIGTMLAGRDTIGTTLPWFFYNLAQNPDTVTIIRKELSPIASRKTASGAAGAMVIFEPDETKSMAYLRAALYETLRLYPPGPTERKTVAVDDIMPSGHEVHAGDTILISVHAMGRMEGLWGQDCLDYKPERWLSENGKELRYVPSHKFLAFNSGPRTCPGKEIAVMQMKTIVSAVVWNFDMEVVEGQTIQPKMSSLLQMKNGLAVKLKRRDM, encoded by the coding sequence ATGTTCTCGCAAGAGCTACTCATCTCCACTCTCGTGGTAGTTGTTTCCATGTACCTGTACTTGAGGTCTGGTAGATCAAAGCATCCAGCATCGCTCCCCACAAACTGGCCAATGTTTCATATGTTCCCTTCCCTCATGGCCAACCTTGACAATTTGCATGACTATTTCACCGTGGTCCTTGCCGGATTAGGCCACAACTTTAAGGCCCACGGCCCACCTGGGACCGGGATGCGGTTCTTCATCACTTGCGACCCTGCCAACGTCCGGCACATCTTCACCACGAactacaacaacttccccaagggCGCGGACTTCGCCAGCATCTTCGACATAATGGGCGGTAGCCTATTCACCAGCGATGGCGAGGCGTGTGAGAGGCAGCACGCTAAAATAAGGAGCTTGCTGAGCAGCCCACGGTTTGTTGGCCGTGTGGCAGCTCGCTGCCGCGACAAGGTGGAGAAGGGTCTGCTCCCGTTCCTTACAAACATGGCGAGCTCCGGTACTCAGTTTGACGTCCAAGAACTTATGGTTAGGTGTATGTTTGACCTAACCTCCGCGATGGTCTTTGGCATAGACCCTGGCCTCCTGTCACCGAACATGCCTCCAATGGATGCCTCGGACGCCATGGACACGGTCATGGACGTGGGCTTTCTCCGGCATGCCATGCCGGCATCTTGCTGGAAAGCAATGAGGTGGCTAAATATCGGCCCCGAGAGAAAGCTCCGTGCGGCTCAGGACTTGCTACGCGGGTTCGTCGCGGAGATGATGATGGAGCGGAGGACAAGCAATGTAGGACATGTTTTTAATGATGAGGAACAAATGGGTGTGGAGGATATTCTTTCTGCACACCTGAACAACCCATACTATGCCGACTATGACTTGCTTCGTGGGTCTCTCATTGGTACCATGCTCGCTGGGAGGGACACCATTGGTACAACTCTACCATGGTTCTTCTACAACCTCGCCCAAAACCCGGATACGGTGACAATCATCCGCAAAGAACTCTCACCCATTGCATCACGCAAAACAGCAAGCGGGGCGGCCGGTGCCATGGTTATCTTCGAGCCGGACGAGACCAAATCTATGGCCTATCTCAGAGCTGCTTTGTATGAGACTCTTAGGCTATACCCACCGGGGCCTACCGAGCGCAAGACTGTGGCCGTCGATGATATCATGCCGAGTGGTCATGAGGTGCACGCCGGCGACACCATTCTTATTTCTGTCCACGCCATGGGGAGAATGGAAGGATTGTGGGGTCAAGACTGCCTGGACTATAAACCAGAGAGGTGGCTCTCAGAGAATGGCAAAGAGCTGAGGTACGTACCATCTCACAAGTTCTTGGCCTTCAACTCGGGTCCAAGGACCTGCCCTGGCAAGGAAATCGCTGTTATGCAGATGAAGACCATCGTTTCTGCAGTGGTGTGGAACTTCGACATGGAGGTGGTGGAAGGGCAAACAATCCAGCCCAAGATGTCTTCTCTGCTGCAGATGAAAAACGGTCTCGCAGTGAAGCTCAAGAGGCGAGATATGTAA